A portion of the Maylandia zebra isolate NMK-2024a linkage group LG9, Mzebra_GT3a, whole genome shotgun sequence genome contains these proteins:
- the LOC143420345 gene encoding uncharacterized protein LOC143420345 — MSSTQKDQHGARSQRSQEADKPHRRKREKTYTCDECGKDFTLKGHLKQHQVIHTGERPFSCDLCGKSFSWKESLKQHHLIHSGVKAYSCDQCGRAFTQSGHLQRHLVTHSGIKAYSCDICGKTFSQQEHRNIHLRIHTRHDVYCCEQCGKEFTTGSQLQQHMFIHTEERRYKCDLCEKTFKAPHYLRRHQQIHTRKRLYKCSYCEKQSDTDGSSSQPCHHCGGGKDFRCDLCGKTFSQQATLKRHQRRHTGDKLQYCKECGRSFTTSTELKQHELIHSGVKKHLCDQCGSSFTTAWELKSHKRVHTGEKPYKCRHCDKSFSQSNGRNNHERTHMEGNYSCDQCDKSFRNLSSYSKHKRSHVTNKLFHCYQCAQTFTSLSALCKHQRDHSGLKSLSSLDHSESEETERSSGFSVRLKKLEIRLHRVQIE; from the exons gaccaacatggagcgagaagtcagcgctctcaggaggccgacaaacctcacagaagaaagagagagaaaacatacacctgtgacgagtgtgggaaggattttacTTTAAAGGGTcatctaaaacagcatcaggtcatccacactggagagagaccgttcagctgtgacttgtgtggaaagtctttttcctggaaggaatccctaaaacaacaccatctcatccacagtggagttaaagcgtacagctgtgatcagtgtggcagagcttttactcaaagtggccacttacagaggcatctagttacccactctggaattaaggcatacagctgtgacatctgtggaaaaactttcagccagcaAGAGCACAGAAAtatacacctacgcattcacaccagacatgatgtgtactgctgtgaacagtgtggcaaagagTTTACAACAGGCTCacagttacaacaacacatgtttatccacactgaggagagacgttataaatgtgacctgtgtgagaagacttttaaagctccacattacctgagacgacaccaacagatccacaccagaaagagactctacaagtgcagttactgtgag aagcagagcgacacagatggatccagttctcaaccctgtcatcactgtggtggtgggaaagattTTCGttgtgacctttgtggaaaaactttcagtcagcaaGCCACCCTAAAaagacatcaacgtagacacactggagacaaactgcaatactgcaaagaatgtgggagaagcttcaccacatcaactgagttaaaacaacatgaactgattcacagtggggttaaaaagcacctctgtgatcagtgtgggtcatccttcaccactgcatgggagcttaaatcacacaaacgagtccacacaggagagaaaccatacaagtgcagacactgtgacaaaagcttctcacagtcaAATGGTCGTAACAatcatgaacgtacacacatggaaggaaactacagctgtgaccagtgtgacaagagcttcaggaatctcagttcatactccaaacacaaacgatcccacgttactaataaactgtttcactgttaccaatgtgcccaaacattcacctcattgtctgctctgtgcaaacatcagcgtgatcactcagggctgaaatcactctcatcactggatcacagtgaatctgaagagacagaaagatcctctggtttcagtgtcagactcaaaaagcttgagatcaggctccacagagttcagatagaataa